AACACCTATTACTAGCATTAAGCTGTTTACCGAGGTGATTAAGCGACAATTATCTGAAAAGCGTGACCAAAAGTTAGTCCAGCAGTTCAACCTAATGGATGGTCAGGTGATGCGCCTTAGTAATCTAGTAGATGATCTGCTTGATATATCACGCTTAGACGCTAGCAAACTAGACTTCCGTCAGGAGAAGTTTAATATCGATCAATTGATAGATGATACAGTGAGCAATTTCAGACTAACCAGCGCAGATCACATCTTTCATACGGAAAGCACTCCAAACTTATTGGTCTGCGCCGATAAGCATCGGGTTGAGCAAGTGCTAGTAAACCTCATCACAAACGGCATTAAGTATTCTCCCGACGGCAGTACTATAACCATAGCGGTGAAACGCCAGAAGATGATGGTGATAGTAAGCGTAAAAGACGAAGGGATAGGTATACCGAAGTCACAACAAAAACAGATCTTCACTCGTTTTTTCCGTGTCGATGATCCACGCAAGAAGCAGGATTCCACAGGATTAGGCCTCGGTTTATATATTTCGGCCGAAATAGTTAAACGGGAAGGCGGCAAAATATGGCTGGAAAGTACAGCCAACAAAGGATCTACCTTCTACTTCAGTCTACCGCTTGCCGTTTAAATCAGCCGCCGGTAATCACTAAGATTCCCGCTACAGGAATTAAAAATGATACTATGTAACATGATATACCATCGACTATAAAGTAAGTCGTGGTACTATCCGCTACTAGTTGCTAAATAAACACTTAACACCTATGGAGTAGAGATAGTTATGAGCCGAAAGACTAAAACGCACAAAATTTTAATCATAGATGATGAGGCAGCTATTCTTAGCGCCTTGGAATTGTTTCTAGAACAAGAAGGTTATGAGGCAGAAGTTTCAACTAGTTTCGAGAAGTATCTCAAGTCATCCAAGCGACCTCGACTTCCAGATCTAATTATCCTCGACATTTTACTCGGTAATGAAGATGGACGTGCTATCGCTCGCCGCTTCAAAGCTAGTACCGTAACCCAACGCATACCGATTATTATGATTTCAGCTCATCCAGATATAGCCGAGATGTCCCGAAGCGCCGGTGCAGACGCCTATCTGCCTAAACCGTTTAATACTGAGGTTATCTTGCAGACTATCGATAGGCTGCTTGAAGCAGCGCCTTCATCCTCTTTGAGCTAGCTAATATCATCAGCTTTCAGCTCCGCGATACGGGTGCGTAAACTGGCTTACACAAGCTTTTATTGTCTGTAGCAACTGAGTAGTGTACACTATTAAGCATAATAACTTAGTAAATAAATACGCCACATGGATTCACATTTAGTTCTAATTGCGCTGCACCTACTCGGATTTGCTTTCGGTGTGGGTGGAGCTACGGCTAGCGATGCTATTTTCGTTCGATCCGTAAAGGACGGTAAGGTTACCCGAAGTGAGTACAACATCCTTAAGACTGTATCGATAATCGTTTGGACTAGCGTCACCATCCTCATTCTTTCTGGCACCCTCTTGATGTTACTCGAACTACAGCAGGGAGGAGACATACCACGACTTGGCTTTAGCTTCTTTCAACTTAAACTGACCGCTTTCGCCTTGCTAGTAGCTAATGGCGTCGTCTTCCATTTCAGGGTTTTTCCCTTGCTCAAGAGTACTATCGGGCAGTCGTTTAGAGAAGAGGGTGTACGACATAAATACTGGCTATTTGCACTAACTGGTGGGATATCTATCGTTTCCTGGTATACGGCCTTTCTAGCCGTAGCCTTCTCTAGTGTGCTGATAGATTACCCTTATCTATTCCTACTCAACATCTATGGCCTGCTAATCTGTGGAGCTGCTCTGAGTGCTTACCTCGTACTTCATTCCTTCGCTATGGAGAGGGGACTAGTCTGGACTCTATCTACCATCTACCGTCATCCATTCGTAGTTAAGATGGTATTAGTCGGTCTACTCCTAGTAAGCGGTCTACTAGCGCAGGGCTATGAACTATTTCTGACCTAGTCTAAATGAAGCGAGAAAACAAATAATTGGAGTTGGAGAGTACAAATGGATAACTTAAAACGACAGATAGAACAGTTAGTTGAAGGTGATGTCAGCGCTGCCACGACAGATTTAGAGCGAGCCAGTCATGATGCCAGCCTATTTGAGATCGTGCCTGAGCTGGTAGT
Above is a genomic segment from Candidatus Saccharimonadales bacterium containing:
- a CDS encoding PAS domain-containing sensor histidine kinase, with amino-acid sequence MSSSQKLPSNAAKLDELMEVYVSRLEKKVAMESKSLQMMADAVPQIVWMADPEGKPDYYNMRWYAYTGLPPGSEGRTLNWSKVLHPEDEQKVKTAWQHSVKTGETFEEEFRLKKHETGQYRWFLGRARCGRDPKGDVMRWFGTSTDIHEYKQAQQDKDEFIAIASHELKTPITSIKLFTEVIKRQLSEKRDQKLVQQFNLMDGQVMRLSNLVDDLLDISRLDASKLDFRQEKFNIDQLIDDTVSNFRLTSADHIFHTESTPNLLVCADKHRVEQVLVNLITNGIKYSPDGSTITIAVKRQKMMVIVSVKDEGIGIPKSQQKQIFTRFFRVDDPRKKQDSTGLGLGLYISAEIVKREGGKIWLESTANKGSTFYFSLPLAV
- a CDS encoding response regulator, with amino-acid sequence MSRKTKTHKILIIDDEAAILSALELFLEQEGYEAEVSTSFEKYLKSSKRPRLPDLIILDILLGNEDGRAIARRFKASTVTQRIPIIMISAHPDIAEMSRSAGADAYLPKPFNTEVILQTIDRLLEAAPSSSLS